Genomic window (Bacillus pumilus):
CGAGTGTTTATGTACCTCCGATTCAAGATGAACAACTGCTTTATCAACAATTTGACACATTCCGTGACGTCATACGTACATTAAGAGGTCCGGGCGGCTGTCCATGGGATCAAAAACAAACCAATGAGTCACTTAAACCATATTTAATTGAAGAATGCTATGAACTGCTTGAAGCGATAGATGAAGATGATCCAGACCATATTGTGGAAGAGCTCGGAGATGTCCTGCTACAGGTATTGCTTCACGCTCAAATAGGTGAAGATGACGGTTATTTCTCAATTGATGACGTCATTCAGCATGTCACTGAAAAAATGATCCGTCGACATCCTCATGTGTTTGGTGACACCAATGTTTATGATGCAGCAGATGTGGTTGCTAACTGGGAAAAAATCAAGCAGCAGGAGAAGCCGGAGCGGACAGTCTCCATTTTGCAATCCATCCCTGCGACGCTTCCAGCCTTAACAAAGGCATATAAGCTTCAAAAGAAAGCCGCCAAGGTAGGCTTTGATTGGACAGATGTGAAAGATATTTGGAACAAATACGAAGAAGAAAAGCAGGAATTTCTCGTTGAAGTGGCAGAGAAGCCGGAAGAAAGTGCAACGAAGCAGATGAAAGATGAATTTGGAGATCTTTTATTTGTTCTCGTCAATATCGGAAGGTTCTATCAGCTAGAGCCTGAAACGGCGCTCGCTTCCGCTAACACAAAATTCATGAGTCGCTTTCAGCATATCGAACAGCAAGCAAAGGACATGGGACGTTCATTAGAGGATTTAACGCTAGAGGAAATGGACGATCTATGGAACGATGCCAAACGTATAGAAAGAGGTGAACATACATGAGACTAGATAAATTTTTAAAAGTATCTCGTTTAATTAAAAGAAGAACATTGGCAAAAGAAGTAGCTGATCAAGGCAGAATTTCCATTAACGGCATACAGGCGAAAGCTAGCTCTGACGTGAAAGAAGGAGACGAGCTTCAAATCCGCTTTGGCCAAAAACTTGTGACGGTTCAAGTCAACGAGTTAAAGGACACAACGAAAAAAGAAGAAGCGGCAGGCATGTATACTGTGCTAAAAGAAGAGAATACAGCAGAATAGGGCTTGTTCTAAATGACCCTCCTATCACATACAATGCAGTAACAATGCAAGTATGAGATATGGGGGATGTATAAATGAATCAATATTATAATCAACCTCAAGGTACGAAGCTGTCATCAGAAGCGGAGCACAATGTCACAATGCGAAACAGAAAGCATTTAGATATTACCGGTGTCAAACAGGTGGAAAGCTTTGATAATGAAGAATTTCTGCTTGAGACGGTCATGGGGATTCTCGCGATCCGCGGAGAAAATCTACAAATGAAAAACCTAGACGTCGAAAAAGGCGTTGTGTCAATCAAAGGACGTGTCTTTGACTTAATCTATGTAGATGAGCAGCACGGGGAGAAAGCTAAAGGATTTTTTAGCAAGCTGTTTAAATGACGCTGACAGTCCAGTTTTATACGATGCTTTCCATGGCAGCGATGGGCATCTGGCTGGGCGCATCGCTTGATACGTACAAGCTGTTTGTGAATCGGAAAAAGACAGCAAAATGGCATTTGGTTGTACACGATCTCCTTTTTTGGATCGTACAGGGTCTCTTATTCTTTTATGTCCTGCTACTGACAAATGAGGGAGAGTTCAGACTTTATATCTTTCTAGCCGTGGCACTAGGCTTCTCAATGTATCAGGCATTGATGAAACAGGTGTATATCTACGTTCTCAAGTTTGTCATAAGATGTGTCTATCAGACCGTTCTCTTCCTGAAACGGCTGGTCATGTCCATCGTCTTCCAGCCAATCCGCTGGCTGATGACATTGATCATAAGCACTATATTGTTCTTGCTCCACTCGCTCTTACGTCTTGTTCGTTTTACGTTTCGGCTCGTGTGGAAGGTGCTGTCGATTGTTTGTTATCCGCTCATCTGGTTACTTAATGTGACCATTATTCATCGGATTCCCGAAAAATGGCGAACATCAATGAGATTGTTTTTCTCTAAAGGAGCAGGAATTTTACAAGGGACCAAGAAATTATCTGGTACCATTAAAACGAATTGGAAACAATTCTGGACAAAGTAAGAGAGGAGGCCTTCAACCTTGAACAAAAGAAAAAGAAATATCGCACAAATTCAAAATGATTATCAAAAACAAATGGAACAGCAAGCACAGCGCTTAAAACGCAAACGCCGTGGACTCCTTAGAAGGCTTACCGTGTTTGGTGTGGTCGTGCTCATGTTTGCTGTCTTGGTGACAAGTGCCCTCTGGTCGCAATCGTCCTCACTAAAGGAAAAAGAAGAGAAGAAGGTTGCGCTCGAAAAAGAGTTGAAGCAATTACAAACAAAGCAGGAAGATATTTCTGATGAAATTAAGAAGCTGAAAAGCAAGGAATACGTACTCGAACTGGCACGAAGAGACTATTATATGTCCAAAAAAGGCGAAAAAATCTTTGATGTGGGCAATAAGAGCGATTAGCCTTGTTGACACTTAAAATTCAGTTTATGTATAATTGAACAAATGAGATTTTTTTATAAGTCTAAGGAGGAGCACTTTTTTTATGTCGATTGAAGTTGGCAGCAAGTTACAAGGGAAAGTTACGGGCATTACAAATTTTGGAGCTTTTGTGGAGTTGCCAGGCGGTTCAACTGGTCTCGTTCATATCAGTGAGGTAGCCGATAACTATGTAAAAGATATTAATGAGCATTTAAAAGTCGGTGAACAAGTTGAAGTGAAAGTGATTAACGTTGAAAAAGACGGTAAAATCGGCTTGTCCATTAAAAAAGCAAAAGATCGTCCTCAACAACAATCAAGACCGAGCAGA
Coding sequences:
- a CDS encoding RNA-binding S4 domain-containing protein — protein: MRLDKFLKVSRLIKRRTLAKEVADQGRISINGIQAKASSDVKEGDELQIRFGQKLVTVQVNELKDTTKKEEAAGMYTVLKEENTAE
- the mazG gene encoding nucleoside triphosphate pyrophosphohydrolase produces the protein MAGKITVVGLGAGDMDQLTLGVYKQLKQAKEVFMRTQDHPLTPELMQEVPSLTFFDEIYEKHDQFDSVYQEITEILFAEAAEKDIVYAVPGHPFVAEKTVQLLVAQQQERGIEVSIAGGQSFLDATFNSLQIDPIEGLQFVDAGDMRADDLKLTQHVLICQVYDQMTASNVKLTLMEKLPDDYEVYLVTAAGSRQEQINAVPLFELDRDVSINNLTSVYVPPIQDEQLLYQQFDTFRDVIRTLRGPGGCPWDQKQTNESLKPYLIEECYELLEAIDEDDPDHIVEELGDVLLQVLLHAQIGEDDGYFSIDDVIQHVTEKMIRRHPHVFGDTNVYDAADVVANWEKIKQQEKPERTVSILQSIPATLPALTKAYKLQKKAAKVGFDWTDVKDIWNKYEEEKQEFLVEVAEKPEESATKQMKDEFGDLLFVLVNIGRFYQLEPETALASANTKFMSRFQHIEQQAKDMGRSLEDLTLEEMDDLWNDAKRIERGEHT
- a CDS encoding S1 domain-containing RNA-binding protein; translated protein: MSIEVGSKLQGKVTGITNFGAFVELPGGSTGLVHISEVADNYVKDINEHLKVGEQVEVKVINVEKDGKIGLSIKKAKDRPQQQSRPSRNDFRPKESFEQKMNKFLKDSEDRLTSLKRNTESKRGGRGARRG
- the yabQ gene encoding spore cortex biosynthesis protein YabQ; this encodes MTLTVQFYTMLSMAAMGIWLGASLDTYKLFVNRKKTAKWHLVVHDLLFWIVQGLLFFYVLLLTNEGEFRLYIFLAVALGFSMYQALMKQVYIYVLKFVIRCVYQTVLFLKRLVMSIVFQPIRWLMTLIISTILFLLHSLLRLVRFTFRLVWKVLSIVCYPLIWLLNVTIIHRIPEKWRTSMRLFFSKGAGILQGTKKLSGTIKTNWKQFWTK
- the yabP gene encoding sporulation protein YabP, translating into MNQYYNQPQGTKLSSEAEHNVTMRNRKHLDITGVKQVESFDNEEFLLETVMGILAIRGENLQMKNLDVEKGVVSIKGRVFDLIYVDEQHGEKAKGFFSKLFK
- a CDS encoding FtsB family cell division protein yields the protein MNKRKRNIAQIQNDYQKQMEQQAQRLKRKRRGLLRRLTVFGVVVLMFAVLVTSALWSQSSSLKEKEEKKVALEKELKQLQTKQEDISDEIKKLKSKEYVLELARRDYYMSKKGEKIFDVGNKSD